AACGTGGTTAAGTTATGCAGTGTCGTGACATGGCACCATGAGGTAAGCGATCCTCTGTTAAGATGTTCAGCTCCTGTACTAATAACTTGTAGTGCTTTACTGACAATAAATAGTTGCAAGTTTAAAGAGGACTGGAAGATGAACAGACAGGGAAAAATCAAATTGCTTCTTGTCTCCTTTAATgaagataatttaaaaaaaaatggaacttgaattcaatgaaaataagaagtaaTTCTTGACACAACGCAGTTAAATTGTGAACTCCTTGCCGAATGAAGTGGAAGCTAGAAAGATGTAAGGAGGATtaaaaagattgtttttctttttatccgACAAACGCTTTCAGACAGAGTTCCCCAAGCCATAAACTGCTCCAACTACTTCCTGGGGAAGCATCGCTATCTGCTTATCCTGCTTTTACTCTTCCTCGTGCATCTGCTTTGGGCCACTGAGCTGGATATAGGGCCAGATGGACCTTTGGTCTGACTCGGTACAGCCGTTCCTAACAGTTACTTCACAACATCTCATAAACGTACAGTTAGACAAAGTTCATTGTTTGCAACACATGACTTAGGACTTTGATTTTTGAGTTACAAATGacttccaaaagagaaaaataatatttaggCTCTCTTCTGATATGACCCAGTTGTATAAAACTGTATAGAAAAGTGAGCGTTATGTGCAGATGTAATGAAAAGCAATAAGATTTATAAAAATCATCCTTAAAAATGTACCAAGCATAAACAAAACATGATTTATAAACAGATTTAGTTGTTCTAGTCATCATCGGAATCTGAATCATATTTCTTCCCTCTGATGGTCTTCTTATCCAACTTCATAAAGCTTGTCCCAAATTTCTTTTGGCTTTGAAAAGGTGGCTCCATCAAGTTTCcactagaaaaaaaagggagaaggtGTTGATCAAAGCCCCGTTTATGCAGGCAGAAAGTAGCATCTCCACTTACCTGTCcctccagaagaagaaaatcacaaaCATCAGGCAAACACAATCCCTGCTCCCTAAAGCCACCACTGTGCAATTGCTAGCAGAGCATATCCTTATTTGACACTGTGCACAGCTTAGGAGGCTGTGGAAGAGCCCACACCTCAGCATGCACGTGAGCCTGTAGGGGTCTTCTCACCAGTGTGTGGGGTGAGAGGTCTGCATGTCAGCATTAGGATGTGAGCAATTAGAACTTTCTGGAATTAGCTACAGAAGGCTGTTTGAAAATGTGTCATTAACGCTTTGTAAATAACATGTTGAAGCTGCTGAGCCTAAATACAAAGCTCACCAACTTCCAGTTAATTACATGTCAGTAATCAATCAATACACCATCTGAATCCAGATTTTACTCAAATCAATGTGACCAGTTTCCCTCCTAAATACAGCAAATCCTTTCACCATCTGTCATCCCACatatactgaaggaaaaaaaagcaaaccatgaAAAACACCTGTTTTCAGACTGAGAGAGTGGGACACTTAAATGGACATGTCCAGGAATGATCTCCTGGGCTATGCAGATAGAGTGGCTCACTTTGCAGAGCCAGGGTACCAAACTTAagagtgtggaaaaaaaaaatgaacaaaatgttctCCTAAAAGCAGAATACACTGTACTATGAGTCAAGCAGAAAGTACAACTATGAAGTGAAGCCAATGTACTAAAATTCAGCCAATTCAGCACATCTTGATACAACTCCACTGAATTATTTCTCCCATAAAGGGGTGCTGCTGTCTAGAATGTGTATATGCTCATTTAGAAAGGATTATATTAACACAAGCCAACCAGGTAAGCTATTCTATAcacctgcagcagaaatgctaattCACAGCTTGAACCAGTGCTTAAGCACCTGGttggaaggcagggccaacccaggggagctcatGTGCATGGAAAGCCTGAGTGACCAGGAGGGGTGCTGAATTTAAACAGGTTCTTTCCCTTGTTTCTAtgcctgctgctgcatttgagTGAATCCCCACTTGGTGCAGCCTGGGATCTTGCTGCCCTGCTGTCACTGTTGTGCTTTCCTTTATGTTACAATACCTCACAGCAAgaactgtgtttatttttattgctggaCCAAAAAGAATACATAATGATCATTATGAGATCTAAGCACGTTGCCAAAGATattcactttctttcctttgccaaAGTACACAGGTGAAATcataccacagaatcacagaatggcctgggttgaaaaggaccaccatgatcatccagtttcaacccccctgctacgggcagggttgccaaccaccagaccaggctgcccagagccacatccagcctggccttgaatgcctccagggatggggcatccacaacttccttaGGCGACCTTGAACTCATTTGTGCCTTAATCATGCAGTGCATAAGTTAAAGTTACAAACTTTTAGATTCTTATCTGCAAGCACATTCTTGCGTTATAtctaaaaaaaaagcaatcacaAAACTCTTAATTACCTGTAATTAATTATATCTGCACAGCCTAATCTCCATTCTAAGGTCTCTGTAGTGAAGTCATCGGTGTTACCGAGATCAGTGAAGCCAACAATATAGTCTtgtgtttttccatcttttattaGTGCTACAGTGGGAATTACTTTGATGCGCAGTCTCTCACACaagaaaggagatttttctgcatttaactTCAAGAATTTTGTCTCAACGTGTTTTTTTGCCAATACAGTCAAATGCTTGTCCATTATTTGGCACctgtaggggaaaaaagcccCATATGAAACATTAGTATCAACAAGGTGACAAACACATACTTTACAGGAACAATAACAGCAAAGAGCTCTTTCTATCAtgttcatagtatcatagtatcatagtatcgtgcaagttggaagggaccttagagatcatcgagtccaactcccgggattcgagccctctagtgtagcagagcagcagttctaccacttgcgccacaggggggattcgaacccgggcctccagtgttgcaagcggcggttctaacactgTGCGCCACCGTTGCTTCTTTAGACATCATCTTTAAAATCAAACATCATCTTTAAAATCAGACATCATCTTTAAAGTCAAAAACCTAGCTCCAAGAGAAGCTGTGTTCAAAGGGATGCCAGACAACAGAACAATACCCTGGAGCACCCTTATTGCACAATTACATCATGCATTtctattgtttctttttaattatacCCCAAACCCTCTTTCACTTCCGAAGACCTGTATTTATTGATGAAACTTCCTCCAGACCTTTGCGTTACTCCTGCTTGAGCTTCATTGCCTGTGTGCTCAAAACTTCCCAGTAATAAACTTTCTAAGGGTCACAGCCTCCAACACTGAGATACAGTAACTCACTGtacagaaaaaatgtatttgcacaGAATTCTACTCAAAATACTGTTGAGATGGTAGAAAGATACAGACTTGCCACTTGCAACCTCCACCCTCTGAACTTTCTTCCTGGAGTGGTTTGGCTCAGCTGCACACATCTGTGATGTGATTATCCTTAACTAAAGGAGAGGTCTGAGAAGATCAAAAGGCTGGAGTGGACAAGGATGAAAGCAACTTGATAACGTGGATGGTAAACCTGGTTGTCAGCATTACATGTTTTACAAAGAACTTCAGACAAAGTTCCTTTTCCTGTCTGAGACTACACATTTAATTGGCTCAAGCAACAACAAGATAATTCACACCAGTTTTAAGCTACTTATTTGCACAggtatttttccagtttctttttatttgctcaGTAAAAGCTAGCTGAATACAACAGCTTCAGATACTAAGAATGTtttggttggaagagacctcagagatcatccagttccaacctcttTGCTATGGGAATGGACACTTACCACTAGGACAGAATGCCCAAAGCAACACCTACTCAGccctcaaacacctccagggatgggacatccatggcttttcctcatctttcctgtaggcccccttcaagtattggaagcCTGCTCTAAGatctccccagaaccttctcttctacAGACTGAACAACCCAAATTCTCACAGCCTGTCTTCACATCAGAGATACTTCTGTCCTCTGATTTTCCTTGGAGCCctctctggacccactccaacagcttcatGTCATTCTTGTGCAGGGAACACAGCGCTGCAGGTTGGGGGTCACATGAGAAACTCAGAAAAACcctttctattttattacatcTCTGTTTCACTCAGAAAACCTAAGATGCAAATACCTCTCTGCATAATCCAGATTTGaccttttttctatttcttataCTGAAGCTGTTCCAGTTTATGTTCCATAAATCAGACAGAATGTAATTTGGGGGAAGAGATAGGACAACTGGCTCCTCCTTCAACAAGCAGTGTAATCCGCAATTGC
The sequence above is a segment of the Excalfactoria chinensis isolate bCotChi1 chromosome 1, bCotChi1.hap2, whole genome shotgun sequence genome. Coding sequences within it:
- the TXNDC9 gene encoding thioredoxin domain-containing protein 9; translation: MAADTSVEILQKVLENEILQTAKVVEEHLDAEMQKLDQMDEDELELLKQRRLEALKKAQQQKQEWLSKGHGEYREIPSERDFFQEVKESKNVVCHFYRDTTFRCQIMDKHLTVLAKKHVETKFLKLNAEKSPFLCERLRIKVIPTVALIKDGKTQDYIVGFTDLGNTDDFTTETLEWRLGCADIINYSGNLMEPPFQSQKKFGTSFMKLDKKTIRGKKYDSDSDDD